One window of Deltaproteobacteria bacterium genomic DNA carries:
- a CDS encoding 2-hydroxyacyl-CoA dehydratase family protein, whose amino-acid sequence MQIDFKDILKHRHRWALQHKETGGPVMGCYSALLPEELMWACNVLPVQFLMSPGPYDEALPHLPPYVCDCSRSIFVDDMKGTYGYLDGLMVSHVCETIRGLAGILSVRRPDRYVRLFTAPAANDPGARRRVKAELLSLAEELEQLGGVPLSGERLEAAISVYNENRDLVEKLYRLRGRNPGAVEPEQVLCAVLASSIMPKDEHNRMMREFLKAVPEAPHTPGIRIILSGLLFENEVVLGSPLFSILKACHALVVWDDLASGMRYRLKPVDHSPETDPLDRLAESLLGPQPAPLRSPAEQKAGEMLEAARTYGAQGVIFLVPKYCDPMLFDLPPLTRILKEKGFPTLSLEISGSLLEGALRTRVEAFMEMLSA is encoded by the coding sequence ATGCAGATCGATTTTAAGGACATCTTGAAACACAGACACCGGTGGGCCCTGCAGCACAAGGAGACGGGCGGGCCGGTGATGGGATGCTACTCCGCCCTGCTCCCCGAAGAGCTCATGTGGGCCTGCAATGTGCTGCCTGTACAGTTCCTCATGTCCCCCGGTCCCTATGACGAGGCCCTGCCGCATCTTCCCCCCTACGTGTGCGACTGCTCGAGAAGTATATTCGTGGACGATATGAAGGGGACCTACGGCTATCTGGATGGCCTCATGGTTTCCCATGTGTGCGAAACCATTCGTGGACTGGCCGGCATCTTGAGCGTCCGCCGGCCGGATCGCTATGTCCGTCTATTTACTGCCCCGGCCGCAAACGACCCGGGCGCAAGAAGGCGCGTTAAGGCTGAATTGTTGAGCCTTGCCGAGGAACTGGAGCAATTGGGCGGGGTTCCCTTGAGCGGAGAGCGGCTTGAAGCGGCCATTTCGGTCTATAACGAGAACAGGGACCTCGTGGAAAAACTTTATCGCCTTCGAGGCCGGAACCCGGGGGCCGTGGAGCCGGAACAGGTTCTCTGTGCCGTATTGGCAAGCAGCATCATGCCCAAGGATGAACACAACCGGATGATGCGCGAGTTCCTGAAGGCCGTCCCCGAAGCCCCACATACACCCGGAATACGGATTATTCTCTCGGGCCTCCTTTTTGAAAATGAGGTCGTGTTGGGGAGTCCTCTGTTTTCCATATTGAAGGCGTGTCATGCCCTGGTGGTCTGGGACGATCTGGCATCCGGCATGCGGTACCGGCTGAAACCGGTTGACCATTCCCCGGAAACGGATCCCCTGGATCGCCTGGCAGAGAGCCTTCTGGGACCGCAGCCCGCGCCGCTAAGGTCTCCTGCCGAACAAAAGGCAGGAGAGATGCTGGAGGCGGCCCGTACCTACGGCGCACAGGGCGTCATCTTTCTTGTTCCGAAATATTGCGATCCGATGCTCTTCGACCTTCCGCCCCTCACCCGGATATTGAAAGAAAAGGGTTTCCCGACCCTCTCCCTTGAAATCTCGGGATCCCTCCTTGAAGGCGCCCTGCGGACGCGCGTGGAGGCCTTTATGGAAATGCTCTCCGCCTGA
- a CDS encoding AMP-binding protein: MATKTNITEWPPKYDRSSVPPEDSPYWNRELETMDPVRREEEVILPKLQGQLKYAYERSPFYRKKWDKAGVRPEDIRSLEDFEQIPFVTKDEIRQDQMENPPFGSNQCVPEVEIGRVHGTSGTTGKPTAFAISKGDLKRIAEAHARVMWNFGLRPKDTVFIGSFFSLYMGSWGALLGAERLGATAFPFGAGVPGQSDRALEWMKEVRPTAFYGTPSYSLYLAEKAVARGFDPLKDFNFKILFFSGEPGAGVPSTKKRIEEAYGGICIDSGSTAEMTPWMTNCECNHRQGMHLYQDIVYAELVDVNTRKRLPYGKEGATVYTHLERTSQPMIRFWAGDISLWVDDPCPCGRTYPRLPRGVYGRADDMFTIRGENVYPSAIEDSIRGIKGFGDEFRIVITREKTMDELIVQAEYAPDALPEDVPRLKAELERVLKARGLRAIVQMEAPNAIERTQFKARRIIDKRDLYDHIIKET, from the coding sequence ATGGCAACCAAGACAAATATAACGGAATGGCCTCCCAAATACGATCGTTCGTCGGTCCCTCCGGAGGACTCGCCCTACTGGAACAGGGAGCTGGAGACCATGGACCCGGTCCGGCGGGAAGAAGAGGTCATCCTTCCAAAGCTTCAGGGGCAACTGAAATATGCCTATGAACGCTCCCCTTTTTACAGAAAGAAGTGGGACAAGGCAGGGGTCAGGCCCGAAGATATCCGCTCGCTGGAGGATTTTGAACAGATCCCCTTTGTGACAAAGGATGAGATCCGGCAGGATCAGATGGAAAATCCTCCCTTCGGCAGCAATCAATGTGTCCCGGAGGTGGAGATCGGGAGGGTGCACGGCACCTCCGGCACCACCGGAAAGCCCACGGCCTTTGCCATCAGCAAGGGGGATCTTAAGCGGATCGCCGAGGCCCATGCCAGGGTCATGTGGAATTTCGGGCTTCGTCCCAAGGATACGGTGTTCATCGGTTCGTTTTTCAGCCTCTACATGGGGAGCTGGGGCGCCCTCCTGGGGGCGGAACGGCTCGGCGCAACGGCCTTTCCCTTTGGCGCAGGGGTCCCGGGCCAGTCTGACCGGGCCCTGGAATGGATGAAAGAGGTGAGACCCACCGCCTTTTACGGTACGCCCTCCTACAGCCTCTACCTGGCCGAGAAGGCCGTGGCAAGGGGCTTCGATCCCCTCAAGGATTTCAACTTCAAGATCCTCTTCTTTTCAGGCGAGCCGGGGGCCGGGGTCCCTTCCACAAAGAAGCGCATCGAGGAGGCCTACGGCGGAATATGTATTGACTCGGGTTCAACCGCCGAGATGACCCCGTGGATGACCAACTGCGAATGCAATCACCGTCAGGGCATGCACCTGTATCAAGACATCGTGTATGCAGAGCTGGTGGATGTGAATACCCGAAAAAGGCTCCCCTATGGCAAAGAGGGGGCAACCGTATACACCCATCTGGAGCGCACGTCGCAGCCGATGATCCGGTTCTGGGCCGGGGATATTTCCCTGTGGGTGGATGACCCCTGTCCCTGCGGCCGAACCTATCCGAGGCTGCCCAGGGGGGTGTACGGCCGCGCCGACGACATGTTCACCATACGGGGGGAGAATGTCTACCCCAGCGCCATAGAGGACTCCATCCGGGGGATCAAGGGGTTCGGCGACGAGTTCCGGATTGTCATCACCCGGGAAAAGACCATGGATGAACTCATTGTGCAGGCGGAATATGCCCCTGATGCCCTGCCGGAGGACGTCCCCCGGTTAAAGGCCGAACTGGAGAGGGTGTTGAAGGCGCGGGGGCTCAGGGCCATTGTGCAGATGGAGGCGCCCAACGCCATCGAGAGGACCCAGTTCAAGGCCAGGCGGATTATCGACAAGCGGGACCTCTACGATCACATCATCAAGGAGACCTAA
- the gmk gene encoding guanylate kinase, with the protein MSGTLYVISAPSGGGKSTIAAAVRQRVDGLDYSISHTTRKPRRDEQDGVDYHFVDEGTFREMIEGGAFLEWARVYNHLYGTSLSVIRRLTASGRDILLDVDVQGGRNIKSRFPESVLIFLVPPSLEVLEQRLRERDTDDDAVVRGRMDQAADDIKHCRAYDYIIVNDRLEKAIDETHAVILSERCRTRRKLPQIKEMFDF; encoded by the coding sequence ATGTCAGGGACATTGTATGTCATTTCAGCCCCTTCCGGGGGAGGTAAGTCGACCATCGCCGCAGCCGTCCGGCAGCGGGTGGACGGGTTGGACTATTCCATCTCCCATACGACGCGCAAACCGAGAAGAGATGAACAGGATGGGGTGGATTACCACTTTGTGGACGAGGGGACCTTCAGGGAGATGATCGAGGGGGGGGCCTTTCTGGAGTGGGCCAGGGTCTACAACCACCTTTACGGGACCTCTTTGTCGGTGATCCGGAGACTGACGGCGTCGGGACGCGACATACTCCTGGATGTGGATGTCCAGGGAGGACGAAACATCAAGTCCCGGTTTCCGGAGAGCGTTCTCATCTTCCTGGTCCCCCCCTCCTTAGAGGTGCTCGAACAGAGACTCAGGGAGCGGGACACGGACGATGATGCGGTGGTCAGGGGCCGGATGGACCAGGCCGCGGACGATATCAAACACTGCAGGGCATATGACTACATCATTGTCAACGACAGGCTGGAAAAGGCTATCGATGAGACACACGCCGTCATCCTGTCGGAACGCTGCCGGACCCGGCGGAAATTGCCTCAAATCAAGGAAATGTTTGATTTCTAA
- a CDS encoding YicC family protein: MIKSMTAFGSGAFQRGERRYVVEIRSVNHRYRDIVFRLPRNQQPLEEGIRAVISSRTSRGRIEATFQWESGCEAPPYALALNLPLAESYLKAFKQLVDHSGLDQEMRLESLFQMKDVILIKPETEDMEEAREGFHQALNMALDALEEMRIKEGDAIRQDFEKRLDRLEAYIDAVHIRAPELPEVYQKRLTEKIGSLLKGVEVDPVRLAQEVAFLADRSDITEEIVRARSHLKQFREYLLSDDAVGRRLDFLLQEINREVNTLGVKSSDTAISQIAVEMKAELEKLREQVQNVE; this comes from the coding sequence TTGATTAAAAGCATGACGGCATTTGGAAGCGGGGCCTTTCAACGGGGGGAGAGGCGCTATGTGGTTGAGATCCGCTCGGTCAACCATCGTTACCGTGATATTGTCTTCCGTCTTCCCAGGAACCAGCAACCGCTCGAAGAGGGGATCAGGGCCGTCATATCCTCGAGAACCAGCCGGGGGCGGATAGAGGCGACTTTTCAATGGGAATCAGGCTGTGAGGCGCCCCCTTATGCACTGGCGCTCAACCTCCCCCTGGCAGAATCCTATCTGAAGGCCTTCAAGCAATTGGTCGACCATTCAGGTCTTGACCAGGAGATGCGTCTGGAATCCCTGTTTCAGATGAAAGACGTGATTCTTATCAAGCCCGAAACCGAGGATATGGAGGAGGCCCGGGAAGGTTTTCACCAGGCCTTGAACATGGCCCTGGATGCCTTGGAGGAGATGAGGATCAAGGAGGGGGATGCCATCCGTCAGGATTTTGAAAAAAGGCTCGACCGGCTGGAGGCCTATATCGATGCCGTGCATATTCGGGCCCCGGAACTGCCGGAGGTGTATCAAAAGCGGCTGACCGAGAAGATCGGCAGCCTGCTCAAAGGAGTAGAGGTGGATCCGGTCCGGCTTGCCCAGGAAGTGGCCTTTCTGGCGGATCGATCCGACATCACAGAAGAGATCGTCCGCGCCAGAAGCCACCTGAAGCAGTTCCGCGAGTATCTACTGAGTGATGACGCGGTGGGGAGAAGACTCGATTTTCTCCTCCAGGAGATCAACAGAGAGGTGAATACCCTCGGCGTAAAGTCCTCGGATACGGCCATATCGCAGATTGCCGTGGAGATGAAGGCCGAGCTTGAAAAACTGCGGGAACAGGTTCAGAATGTGGAATGA
- a CDS encoding Xaa-Pro peptidase family protein encodes MAVTGMEEEILKRLKRFQDQLSAHGVDGALIVQKTDLYYFTGTDQDAHLWVPAVGQPLLMVRKSLERAVADAATEQIVPLSSLSQIPQHILDNTGTRASGRMGLEMDVLPVNRYLTYQRLFPKTEFVDVSPWIRETRMIKSPYEISLIAAAARMADATYEKVPGFLRESDREIDLTSRIEACYRRQGHPGVVPTRGFNNESIYGQIMAGKGAAMASNSAGPLGGKGLGPFFSQGTSTDRIEPHAPILIDYAANVQGYIADQTRIFSMGSLDQTLVRAHGAALGIQDALSGEGRPGVPAETLYDLALEIAEAAGLADRFMGYPDPVPFVGHGVGLELDELPIIGRGINTPLAEGMVIALEPKFVFPGQGVVGIENTFVVTQDGMKKLNRFPDTIRVC; translated from the coding sequence ATGGCTGTCACAGGGATGGAAGAAGAGATATTAAAACGATTGAAGCGATTTCAGGATCAACTCTCCGCTCACGGGGTGGATGGCGCCCTCATCGTCCAAAAGACCGATCTCTATTATTTTACAGGGACCGATCAGGATGCCCATTTGTGGGTCCCTGCGGTGGGGCAACCCCTCCTCATGGTCCGCAAAAGCCTGGAGCGGGCCGTGGCGGATGCGGCCACTGAACAGATCGTTCCCCTGAGTAGCCTCTCTCAGATCCCCCAGCACATCTTGGACAATACCGGCACAAGGGCTTCGGGTCGCATGGGGCTTGAGATGGACGTGCTTCCGGTGAATCGCTATCTGACCTACCAGCGTCTCTTTCCAAAAACAGAGTTCGTGGATGTCTCCCCATGGATTCGAGAAACGCGAATGATCAAATCTCCCTATGAGATCTCCCTGATCGCCGCGGCGGCCCGCATGGCGGACGCCACATACGAAAAAGTGCCCGGGTTCTTGAGGGAATCCGACCGGGAAATCGACCTGACCTCTCGGATTGAAGCCTGTTACAGGCGCCAGGGTCATCCGGGCGTTGTCCCTACCCGCGGATTCAACAATGAGTCGATCTATGGTCAGATCATGGCCGGGAAAGGGGCTGCCATGGCGAGCAATTCCGCCGGCCCCTTGGGGGGAAAGGGCTTGGGCCCCTTTTTTTCACAGGGAACCAGCACGGACCGGATCGAACCCCACGCCCCCATCCTGATCGATTATGCGGCCAATGTACAGGGGTATATCGCGGATCAGACCCGCATCTTTTCAATGGGAAGTCTCGACCAAACCCTGGTCCGGGCCCATGGGGCGGCACTGGGGATTCAGGACGCCCTTTCCGGGGAGGGACGGCCGGGGGTACCCGCGGAGACCCTGTATGATCTGGCCCTGGAGATCGCTGAAGCGGCCGGACTCGCAGACCGGTTTATGGGCTATCCCGACCCGGTGCCGTTTGTGGGGCATGGCGTGGGTCTTGAGCTGGACGAGCTGCCGATCATCGGTCGGGGAATCAATACGCCCCTGGCCGAGGGAATGGTGATCGCCCTGGAACCCAAGTTCGTTTTTCCGGGCCAGGGGGTGGTGGGGATTGAGAATACCTTCGTGGTCACCCAGGACGGCATGAAGAAGCTCAACCGGTTTCCGGACACCATCAGGGTCTGTTAG
- a CDS encoding thiamine pyrophosphate-binding protein: MGDVAHLIARFLKERSVDRVFSLCGGHILPIWDPVHCMGIPIVDVRDERAAVHMAHAHRELTGRLGVALVTAGPGLTNAVTGIANAHVSRVPILVISGVPPRPQENMGALQAVPQAEMVRPITRYARTVSRAEHVLRELDEAVSCAEGHCNEPGPAFIDFPTDLLREEIPEAFVDPSRFRAREPVRIIPSAGTLGAAVKILWQAQRPLVISGRGARGAEPELLKILDGLGCVYMDTAESRGLVPEDHPAYMPAMRARAMQEADAVLTVGRTLDFQLGYGSEAVFPHASFVRIGISASELRGNRRAHVELFGSAQETLEALMKAAKGARPATDRSWIEEMQSADRGRRQGLVQKLADAPPGNDGAMHPYRLLGHVRDSLKEDAIVVADGGDFLSFARVALSGAAYLDCGAFGCLGVGVPFGIASALAFPNRQVVVVSGDGSFGFNAIELDTCRRHKARVVFIVANNGGWNIERNDQKEAYGGRIVGTELEGCDYAMLARSMGVYGERIERPEDLPDALKRSFDEAPALLDVMVTRDAVSPDALAGLPGIPDRQALSTWDEWEGRRKAQGVRRKAQGVRYEEERSSNRNLITATENGRLPNE; this comes from the coding sequence ATGGGCGATGTTGCGCACCTGATTGCACGATTTCTGAAAGAACGGTCGGTGGACCGCGTGTTCAGCCTTTGCGGGGGACATATTCTCCCCATATGGGACCCGGTTCATTGCATGGGGATCCCTATTGTGGATGTGCGCGACGAGCGGGCCGCGGTTCATATGGCCCATGCCCACCGGGAATTGACAGGGCGTCTCGGCGTGGCCCTGGTCACCGCGGGCCCGGGCCTGACCAACGCGGTCACGGGCATTGCCAATGCCCATGTATCCCGCGTCCCCATTCTGGTGATCTCCGGGGTCCCGCCCAGGCCGCAGGAAAACATGGGCGCGCTTCAGGCCGTGCCCCAGGCGGAGATGGTCCGCCCCATCACCCGTTACGCGCGCACGGTGTCGAGGGCCGAACATGTATTGAGAGAACTGGACGAGGCCGTCTCTTGTGCCGAAGGGCATTGCAATGAACCCGGTCCTGCCTTTATCGACTTTCCCACCGATCTGCTTCGGGAGGAGATCCCCGAGGCCTTTGTCGATCCTTCCAGATTCCGGGCCAGGGAACCGGTCCGCATCATTCCGTCGGCCGGGACCCTTGGCGCGGCGGTTAAGATCCTCTGGCAGGCCCAGCGGCCCCTGGTGATCTCCGGGCGGGGGGCGCGAGGCGCGGAACCGGAACTCCTGAAAATCCTGGACGGCCTGGGATGCGTCTATATGGACACGGCCGAAAGCCGCGGTCTGGTACCGGAAGATCATCCCGCCTACATGCCTGCCATGCGGGCGCGCGCCATGCAGGAGGCGGACGCGGTGCTCACCGTGGGTCGCACCCTCGACTTCCAGTTGGGATACGGATCCGAGGCCGTTTTTCCCCATGCCAGTTTTGTCCGCATCGGTATCAGTGCGTCAGAGCTTCGAGGGAACCGGCGTGCCCATGTGGAATTGTTCGGTTCGGCCCAAGAAACCCTGGAGGCCCTGATGAAGGCCGCAAAGGGAGCGCGGCCGGCGACGGATCGGTCCTGGATCGAGGAGATGCAGAGCGCAGACCGGGGGCGTCGTCAAGGGCTTGTGCAGAAACTGGCAGACGCCCCTCCGGGAAATGACGGCGCCATGCACCCCTACCGGCTGCTGGGGCACGTGCGGGACTCCCTGAAGGAGGACGCCATTGTGGTGGCCGACGGCGGGGACTTTCTCTCCTTTGCCCGCGTTGCCCTATCAGGGGCCGCCTACCTGGATTGCGGGGCCTTCGGGTGCCTGGGCGTGGGCGTGCCCTTCGGCATTGCCTCGGCCCTGGCATTTCCAAATCGTCAGGTGGTGGTGGTGTCCGGGGACGGGTCATTCGGCTTCAATGCCATCGAGCTGGATACCTGCCGGCGCCACAAGGCGCGGGTCGTCTTTATCGTGGCCAACAACGGCGGATGGAACATCGAGCGAAACGATCAGAAAGAGGCCTATGGGGGGAGGATCGTGGGCACGGAACTGGAGGGGTGCGATTATGCCATGCTGGCGCGATCCATGGGCGTTTACGGGGAACGGATCGAGCGGCCCGAAGACCTGCCGGATGCGCTGAAGCGGTCATTTGATGAGGCCCCGGCGCTTTTGGACGTCATGGTCACCCGGGATGCGGTTTCGCCCGACGCCCTGGCCGGGCTCCCTGGCATTCCGGATCGACAGGCCCTCTCGACCTGGGATGAATGGGAAGGGAGGCGCAAGGCGCAAGGCGTGAGGCGCAAGGCGCAAGGCGTGAGGTATGAGGAAGAGAGGTCCTCGAACCGGAATCTGATCACTGCTACGGAGAACGGGCGATTGCCGAATGAATAA
- a CDS encoding cobalamin B12-binding domain-containing protein codes for MTKKIKVLLSKLGLDVHNRGIITVAKMLSNAGMEVVYLGNALPEEIVSVAIQEDVDVVGVSSLGGAHLSLGSLLLKEAEDKGLKDRVAFLMGGVFGPSDGQRLREIGFDRVFLPGSTSEQIVSGIRGLV; via the coding sequence ATGACAAAGAAGATAAAGGTGCTGTTGTCGAAGCTGGGACTGGATGTCCATAACAGAGGGATTATTACCGTGGCAAAGATGTTGAGCAACGCGGGCATGGAGGTGGTCTATCTGGGGAATGCGCTTCCCGAGGAGATCGTCAGCGTTGCCATTCAGGAGGACGTGGATGTGGTGGGGGTCAGTTCCCTGGGGGGCGCCCATCTCAGCCTTGGATCGCTCCTCCTGAAGGAGGCGGAAGACAAGGGATTGAAGGACAGGGTGGCCTTTCTGATGGGGGGCGTGTTCGGGCCGTCCGACGGCCAACGTCTGAGGGAGATCGGATTTGACCGTGTCTTTTTACCGGGGTCCACCAGCGAGCAGATCGTGTCCGGCATCAGGGGTCTGGTGTGA
- a CDS encoding 2-hydroxyacyl-CoA dehydratase family protein, with product MNNREIAQVRKAYTRGYYERIRKAKAEGRPVAYTTALGPTELLYAMGVEVCMPENYVTICCAKQMAKAFCEAAESRSISPDLCSYARCGLGMMWAQDGPMGALPDPDFIVGAVSACDPHAKWWEITARHYHVPLFLIDAPYTLHGEVKPHDEAWMISELKRLADFVKEHTGRPFVEDDFRECVRLSGEAHATFAEIQELRKHVPTPRGMREMVGDLFYLITQAGRRESVDYYRMVLDATRQRVARGEGVVDEERMRLYFHNIPLWFNLQTLDWLAAQGAAVAMDFYTNHVWHGFFFDGGRFDSGDPFKDLARKWLFFDNHVGLPVKLSRSLRSAREWGCQGAIFFSNRSCKVYSIGQPEQMRALKEELGIPSFTFEAEMADPRSFSMDRWEERVNLFLEILADAIR from the coding sequence ATGAATAATCGAGAGATAGCACAGGTCCGGAAGGCCTATACAAGGGGCTATTATGAACGGATTCGAAAGGCCAAGGCCGAAGGCCGTCCCGTGGCCTACACCACCGCTCTGGGGCCTACCGAGCTCCTCTATGCCATGGGCGTCGAGGTCTGCATGCCTGAGAATTACGTGACCATCTGCTGCGCCAAACAGATGGCCAAGGCTTTTTGTGAAGCGGCGGAAAGCCGGTCCATCAGTCCGGACCTCTGTTCCTATGCGCGGTGCGGGCTGGGCATGATGTGGGCCCAGGACGGGCCCATGGGGGCCCTGCCCGATCCTGATTTTATTGTGGGCGCGGTTTCGGCCTGCGACCCCCATGCCAAGTGGTGGGAGATAACGGCCCGTCACTATCATGTCCCCCTCTTCCTGATCGATGCACCCTATACGCTCCATGGGGAGGTGAAGCCCCATGACGAGGCATGGATGATTTCCGAACTGAAGCGCCTTGCCGACTTTGTGAAGGAACACACCGGCAGACCGTTTGTGGAAGACGATTTCAGGGAGTGCGTCCGTCTTTCCGGCGAGGCCCACGCCACCTTTGCCGAGATCCAGGAGCTGAGAAAGCATGTTCCCACACCGCGCGGCATGCGGGAGATGGTGGGAGACCTCTTTTATCTCATCACCCAGGCCGGACGGAGGGAGAGCGTCGATTACTACCGGATGGTCCTTGATGCGACCCGGCAGCGGGTCGCCCGGGGAGAGGGGGTCGTGGATGAAGAAAGAATGCGACTCTACTTCCATAACATTCCCCTCTGGTTCAACCTCCAGACCCTCGACTGGCTGGCGGCCCAGGGTGCGGCGGTGGCCATGGACTTTTACACCAACCATGTGTGGCACGGCTTCTTTTTTGACGGGGGCCGCTTTGATTCGGGAGATCCGTTCAAGGACCTGGCCCGCAAATGGCTTTTCTTTGACAATCACGTGGGGCTCCCTGTCAAACTCTCCCGGAGTCTCAGGTCGGCCCGGGAATGGGGCTGTCAGGGCGCTATTTTCTTCTCCAACCGGAGCTGCAAGGTCTACTCCATCGGCCAGCCGGAACAGATGAGGGCGCTGAAAGAGGAGTTGGGCATCCCGAGTTTCACCTTTGAGGCGGAGATGGCCGACCCCCGCTCCTTTTCCATGGATCGCTGGGAGGAACGCGTGAATCTGTTCCTCGAGATCCTTGCCGACGCAATAAGGTAA
- a CDS encoding acyl-CoA mutase large subunit family protein — protein sequence MEKQMKTTKEILHEKLSGQPRSPLYSPQALEAIRRTVGQWMNSTVRETDRNHWHKTPHTVLGSETPRELLYTPLSHPDLDYEQDLGNSGQAPFTRGIHANMYRGREFTMRQLTGFGSPEQTNERLRFMLDHGATGLNILFDLPTIQMYDSDDPFAVAQVGMSGVCVDSVEDMARLFKDVPLDEVTISIVTHYPSNTAILFPMFLALAEERGIPWENLRGSVQNDITLEELIRSGSEYIPPRDCFRIQCDNIEFIRKNVPKWNFITINGYNLREFGTSAITEMAVALSNGIEILDELVRRGYDVDSTADRLAFFWSTANDFFEEIARIRAVRRLWYKIVKYRFNAANPRAMLMRCHVQTSGVCLIQEEPRNNIIRAAYHALAAVLGGAQSLHVDSYDEAYSVPTEEAALLSLRTQQILQKETGVTDVVDPLGGSFFLEALTHDIEGRILDEMEEIERLGGYVKAIEGGQIYSKVASYFAEQQRLIENGEIALVGQNVYKSEVEGPPINVFRYPEGVEAEQKARLQKLRLNRDSDKVQSSLSALKDACLKGENILPYSVACARVRCTEGELFKVFKDAFGLWKPPALF from the coding sequence ATGGAAAAACAGATGAAAACGACAAAAGAGATCCTTCATGAAAAGCTGTCAGGGCAACCGCGGTCACCTCTATACAGCCCCCAGGCCCTCGAGGCCATCCGTCGGACCGTCGGCCAGTGGATGAATTCCACGGTTCGTGAAACAGACCGAAACCACTGGCACAAGACCCCCCATACGGTGTTGGGGTCTGAGACGCCGAGAGAACTCCTCTATACCCCCCTGTCCCATCCGGATCTGGATTATGAGCAGGACCTGGGGAACTCCGGTCAGGCGCCCTTTACCCGCGGCATACACGCCAACATGTATCGGGGCAGGGAATTTACCATGCGCCAGCTGACCGGGTTCGGGTCCCCGGAACAGACCAATGAGCGCCTCCGGTTCATGCTGGATCACGGGGCCACCGGCCTCAACATCCTCTTTGATCTTCCCACCATCCAGATGTACGATTCGGACGATCCCTTTGCCGTGGCCCAGGTGGGCATGTCGGGCGTTTGCGTGGACTCGGTGGAGGACATGGCACGCCTCTTCAAAGACGTGCCTCTCGACGAGGTCACCATTTCCATCGTAACGCACTACCCTTCCAATACGGCCATTTTATTTCCCATGTTCCTTGCCCTTGCAGAGGAACGGGGCATACCGTGGGAAAACCTCCGGGGAAGCGTGCAGAATGACATCACCCTGGAGGAATTGATTCGAAGCGGCTCGGAATATATACCTCCCAGGGATTGCTTTCGAATCCAGTGCGACAACATTGAATTTATCAGAAAAAACGTACCCAAGTGGAACTTTATCACCATCAACGGATACAACCTGCGGGAGTTCGGGACCTCCGCCATTACCGAGATGGCGGTTGCGCTTTCAAACGGCATTGAGATCCTGGACGAACTGGTCAGGAGGGGCTACGATGTGGATTCCACGGCCGACCGGCTGGCCTTTTTCTGGTCCACAGCCAACGATTTTTTTGAAGAGATCGCCCGCATCCGGGCGGTCCGAAGGCTCTGGTATAAGATTGTGAAGTACCGGTTCAACGCCGCAAACCCCCGCGCCATGCTCATGCGGTGTCATGTCCAGACCTCGGGCGTGTGTCTGATTCAGGAGGAGCCCCGCAACAACATTATCCGGGCGGCCTATCATGCCCTGGCGGCCGTATTGGGGGGCGCCCAGTCCCTCCATGTGGACTCCTATGACGAGGCCTATTCCGTGCCCACCGAGGAGGCGGCCCTCTTATCCCTCAGGACCCAGCAGATCCTCCAGAAGGAGACCGGGGTCACCGACGTGGTGGATCCTCTGGGCGGATCGTTTTTCCTGGAGGCCCTGACCCATGACATTGAAGGCCGAATCCTGGATGAGATGGAAGAAATCGAGAGACTCGGCGGCTATGTGAAGGCCATCGAAGGGGGCCAGATCTACAGCAAAGTGGCGTCCTACTTTGCCGAGCAGCAGCGCCTGATTGAAAACGGGGAGATCGCCCTGGTGGGACAGAACGTGTATAAATCGGAGGTGGAGGGCCCGCCCATCAACGTCTTCAGGTACCCGGAGGGCGTGGAGGCGGAGCAGAAGGCCCGATTGCAGAAACTGAGACTGAACCGGGACAGTGACAAGGTGCAAAGCAGCCTGAGCGCCCTCAAGGATGCGTGTCTGAAAGGGGAAAATATCCTTCCCTACAGTGTGGCGTGTGCCCGGGTACGATGTACCGAAGGGGAGCTGTTCAAGGTGTTCAAGGATGCCTTCGGACTGTGGAAGCCGCCCGCGCTCTTTTGA
- a CDS encoding DUF370 domain-containing protein — protein sequence MGSRLVNIGFGNSVVSRRVIAIISPNAAPVKRLRDEARDEKRLIDATQGRRTRSVLITDSNHVILSSIQSETLAQRFNPEGVLSMRGLDE from the coding sequence ATGGGTTCAAGGCTTGTCAATATCGGTTTCGGGAATTCGGTCGTGTCCAGGCGCGTTATCGCCATCATCTCTCCAAACGCAGCCCCGGTAAAGCGTCTGCGCGATGAGGCCCGGGATGAAAAACGGCTGATCGATGCCACCCAGGGGAGGCGCACCCGTTCCGTGCTGATCACCGACAGCAATCACGTCATCCTGTCATCCATACAGTCCGAAACCCTGGCCCAGAGATTCAACCCGGAAGGCGTTTTGAGCATGCGCGGACTCGATGAATAG